In a genomic window of Meleagris gallopavo isolate NT-WF06-2002-E0010 breed Aviagen turkey brand Nicholas breeding stock chromosome 1, Turkey_5.1, whole genome shotgun sequence:
- the LOC100543865 gene encoding alkaline ceramidase 3-like, whose amino-acid sequence MALVFSAVGLGSWCFHMTLKYEMQLLDELPMIYSCCVFVYCLYECFKYKNTVNYPMLFILITYSFIVSIVYLKLKQPVFHQIMYGTLVSVIVLRSVYIVLW is encoded by the exons ATGGCTTTGGTGTTTTCAGCTGTGGGATTGGGATCTTGGTGCTTCCACATGACCCTGAAGTATGAAATGCAA CTGTTGGATGAACTGCCAATGATATACAGTTGTTGTGTGTTTGTCTACTGCCT GTACGAATGTTTCAAGTACAAGAACACAGTCAATTATccaatgcttttcattttaataacataCAGCTTCATAGTCAGCATA GTTTACTTAAAATTGAAACAGCCTGTGTTCCATCAG aTCATGTATGGAACACTAGTTTCTGTTATAGTTCTACGATCTGTTTATATAGTATTATGGTAA